In the genome of Calothrix sp. PCC 6303, the window CCCCCCATCAGCACCAACCAAGTTTCGTTGGCATCCCAAATATTACCCAAACTGGTCATCAAAATACTGCGGCGTTCTTCATCTGAACTGGTGAGAGACAGGATACCAACCCCCAAATCAAACCCATCCAGCATGACGTAGAGAAACAGGAACAACGCCAGAATCACAAACCAAACTTGAGGCAGAAAATGTAGTAATGCGTCCATATAATTAACCTTTATTGGGGGGTTTAACAAAGTTTGGGAGTGTTTTGTGTCGGGGTAAAATCCCCGTTACAAAACGTACTTATTACTCATTACTTATTTTTTAACCTACTGTTGTGCTTCTGCTGGACGTTGATCGGGAATAAATGTGGCTGGTTCTGTCTCCATCGCAGGTTGATCATCTAGTCCTGGTACAGGTAGCTCTAAATTAGGACCGTGGCGAATAATCCGGCTCCCAAAGTATAGGGTTGAGACAAATAAAATGGAGTAAACAACCGCAAACAAGGTGAGGGAAGTTAGCACATTTCCAGCTGGGATGTGAGAGGCTGCATCAGCCGTGCGAATTTGCCCATACATCGTCCAGGGTTGTCGTCCAACACAACGGACAATCCAACCTGATTCAACTGCGATATAGCCCAAAGGAGCCGCAAAAATCCAAGTATGCAGCAGCCACTTTTGTTGACCAATTTTTTCCGGGGAGAGGTTGCCCAACAACCATTGCAGCAGACTCCACAGCATTAATCCTGCCAAAAAGAAGCCAATGCCGCTCATAATCCGGAAAGAATAGTAGATCAATCCCACCATGTGAGGGCGATCGCTCGGTGCCCATTCCTTCAATCCTCGCACGGGTTCAGATAAGTTCTTCTTAAATTCGAGAATGTAACCTAACCCATTAGGAATAGTAATTTCCCACTTATTTTTTTGTCCAGCTTCATCAGGTAGTGCCAGCAAGCTCCAATCGGCAGGTTGTCCAGCAGGACTGGTTTCCCATTTGGCTTCCATTGCTGCCAGTTTGGTGGGTTGATAGTGAGCCACTTGCTCGGCGCTCAGATGTCCGATATAGATTTGTAATGGAGTGACAGCAACAGCAGCTGCTAAAACGATTTTGAGCGATCGGGCAAAGAACTCTTGATGGCGGTTGTTGAGAATATACCACGCACTAATGCCACCAATCACAAATAAAGATGTTTCCAGGGTGGCAAAAAACATATGTGAAACGCTTTTCACCATGAATGGATTGGAAATTGCTTGGAAGTAATCACTCACAATAAATTTGCCATTCACCATCTCCCCACCAGATGGAGTTTGCAGCCAGGAATTAGCCACCAAAATCCAGAAAGTCGAGAGGTTGGCACCAAAGGCAACCATGATAGTGGCAAGGTAGTGAATGGCTGGATGTACCCGCCCCCAGCCAAATAGCATAATACCCAAGAATCCCGCTTCCAGCATGAATGCCATCGCTCCTTCAAAGCCGAGAATACTGCCAAAAAAGTCACCGACTGCTTCCGAGAAGGGTGCCCAGTTTGTACCAAACTGAAACTCCATCGGTAAACCAGATGCCACTCCAATGCCAAAATTGAGGACATAAAGCTTTGACCAAAACCGAGCATGACGGTAGTAATCGGGGTTACGTGTTTTCAGCCACAACCCTTCCACAATTACCAAGTAGATTGCCATACCTGTCGTCAGGACGGGCCAAAGCATGTGAAAAATTGCTGTTAGAGCAAATTGAATTCGTGACAATACAACCGTATCCGCGAGAAAATCCATGAATTCTCCTTATTATGGCAAGTTTTAGAGATAACAATTAAGATGAATGCTCTGCAATTCAATCAGATATTGAGCTTAGGCGACAAGTTAAATTTCTTACCCCTTTTTAGGAAAATTTTATAGTTTCGAGGTTATGATAGCGCATTGTAGTGTAATCTTGTTTTCTCTTCTAATTAGGGGTTGCTGAATAAAAGTGAAGTCTTGGACATATTCAGGATTTCAAGGCTTTATAAAGTGTCTTATAACTAACTTACCTGAAAAATATTCATTAACTTTTCTTTTTCGACTCCTTCCAAAGCTAATATAAGACAATGCGCTCTTTGACATACCTGATGATGTCTGCTTTAGCGATACATTCGCTCTAATAATTTAGACGTAAGATGATTGATCTCTCTGATAAATATTATATAAAACTCTAATTAACGCATTCTTTTTTCTGAGTATAATTCTAATATAGGAATCCGGTTTGATTTTTGTTGGCGTAGCCTGTGCTTTGCACTTACAAAATTAGGTATTTGTAGGGTGCGTTAGCGTTTCGCATAACGCACCATTCTCAAGGGTTTGGTGAGTTACGCTGTCGCTTTTCTTGGATGCCGCAAGGCTATACACACCCTACGTATCTTTACGCGCAAAGCGCGGGTTACACCAACAAAAATCAAATATGAGTCCTATATATATCTATGTCATTAATTCTGTTCAATTACTTGTAACGTTTTCGGGTTTACAAATTAAGTGCGTTTTAGGTTATACACGTTGAAAATTACAAGTATTCCATAAACTCCGAATCGCCACATTAATATTTTCAATACTAGGATCTAAAAATGCATTCGCTACATACTTAATCATCTCTGCGGAGGTTAAATCTGTCACCACAACTGGAACAGCAGGTAAATTTTTATTCTCAGCAAACTCCCTTTTCACAATTGGCATGTATAATTGTTGCATCATTGCGATCGCTTTTTCACTATTGCTTCCTAAAACAATGCGATTGGGATTAAATATATCGTAGACAGCCGAACCTTTACGTAAAAATTCGGGGTTGCTAACCACATCGAACCCAGCTATTTTTTGCTGACGTTCCGGAACTCCATCCAAAACAATTCTCCGTACCCAATCACCAGAACCAATGGGAACCGTAGACTTATTCACAATCACCTTATAACCACTATTGAGGTGCGAACCGATACTACGGGCGACTGCCTCCATGCATCTTGTATCATTTTCTCCTGTCGGTAACGCGGGGGTTCCCACGGTAATAAAAAGGATTTCACCATGGACAACACCAGTAGCTAAATCCGTGCTAAATTGCAATTTTCCAGCTTTCATTCCCGATTCAACAACTTCATCCAATCCCGGTTCAAAAATAGGAGATTTCCCTGACTGTATCAATGCAACTTTTTCCACATCGTTATCTATACAAATCACATGGTGTCCGATTTCCGCCAAACAAGCACCTGTGAGTAGTCCCACATACCCCGTACCGATAACGCAAACCCGCATAGTAGAAACCTCTGAATATATCTACAACTGACTCAAGTGAAGTTGTGCTTAATGTTGTGCTTAATATTTATGTTCAATAGATCTTCACTTTTGTTAATGAGTCTTTGATGAAGTTTGAATGAGACATTTCTCATGAATGTAGCATTAATTAC includes:
- a CDS encoding cytochrome ubiquinol oxidase subunit I; its protein translation is MDFLADTVVLSRIQFALTAIFHMLWPVLTTGMAIYLVIVEGLWLKTRNPDYYRHARFWSKLYVLNFGIGVASGLPMEFQFGTNWAPFSEAVGDFFGSILGFEGAMAFMLEAGFLGIMLFGWGRVHPAIHYLATIMVAFGANLSTFWILVANSWLQTPSGGEMVNGKFIVSDYFQAISNPFMVKSVSHMFFATLETSLFVIGGISAWYILNNRHQEFFARSLKIVLAAAVAVTPLQIYIGHLSAEQVAHYQPTKLAAMEAKWETSPAGQPADWSLLALPDEAGQKNKWEITIPNGLGYILEFKKNLSEPVRGLKEWAPSDRPHMVGLIYYSFRIMSGIGFFLAGLMLWSLLQWLLGNLSPEKIGQQKWLLHTWIFAAPLGYIAVESGWIVRCVGRQPWTMYGQIRTADAASHIPAGNVLTSLTLFAVVYSILFVSTLYFGSRIIRHGPNLELPVPGLDDQPAMETEPATFIPDQRPAEAQQ